A single Halopelagius longus DNA region contains:
- a CDS encoding sugar kinase: protein MVDVVTFGEAMVFMNPQKVGPLTYITDFKKRMGGAEANVAIGLARLGHEVGWFGKLGKDPHGKYIENFIRGEGVDTQHILCDSELPTGLYFKERSAVGESRFHHYRHGSAASDFHPEDLPVEYISDAKYLHITGIFPALSDNCLATTRRAIEIAKENGVRISFDPNVRGQLWESEGEIRSVLNNLLSQADIALPGVGEGKRLFGTDDPWKIASECLDRGPDTAVVKLGPEGALVSNGKSTECVEAPNLEHEVDPVGAGDGFAAGFLAGRLEGLNLSRSVRLGNGVGALATTVTSDVEGLPSRTELNTFLRNGELTTKRA from the coding sequence ATGGTAGACGTAGTAACCTTCGGTGAAGCGATGGTGTTCATGAATCCACAAAAAGTGGGTCCACTTACCTACATTACAGATTTCAAGAAACGAATGGGTGGTGCGGAGGCGAACGTAGCTATCGGTCTTGCACGTCTCGGCCACGAGGTAGGGTGGTTTGGAAAATTAGGTAAGGACCCCCATGGGAAGTATATTGAGAATTTCATCCGTGGAGAGGGTGTAGACACTCAACATATCCTCTGCGACTCGGAATTACCTACAGGGCTATATTTCAAGGAGCGGTCCGCAGTCGGTGAAAGTAGATTCCACCATTACCGTCATGGGTCAGCGGCAAGTGATTTTCACCCAGAAGACCTTCCAGTTGAGTACATTTCTGACGCCAAGTATCTCCATATAACAGGAATTTTCCCTGCGCTAAGTGATAATTGCCTCGCAACGACACGCCGAGCGATTGAAATTGCAAAAGAAAATGGCGTACGGATATCCTTTGATCCGAACGTTCGTGGACAGTTGTGGGAATCAGAAGGCGAGATTCGGTCGGTATTAAATAATCTCTTATCCCAGGCCGATATTGCGTTACCAGGGGTCGGAGAAGGTAAGCGACTGTTCGGAACTGATGACCCTTGGAAAATCGCCTCAGAGTGTCTAGACCGAGGTCCTGACACTGCTGTTGTTAAACTTGGACCTGAAGGCGCACTCGTTTCTAACGGTAAGAGTACTGAATGTGTTGAAGCGCCAAACTTAGAACACGAAGTGGACCCTGTAGGTGCAGGCGATGGATTTGCTGCCGGCTTTCTTGCTGGACGGCTAGAAGGTCTGAATCTTAGTCGATCTGTTAGACTTGGAAATGGTGTGGGGGCACTCGCAACAACAGTAACTAGCGACGTTGAAGGGCTACCATCTCGGACGGAACTTAATACATTCTTGCGGAATGGCGAACTAACAACGAAGCGAGCATAA